One segment of Triticum aestivum cultivar Chinese Spring chromosome 2A, IWGSC CS RefSeq v2.1, whole genome shotgun sequence DNA contains the following:
- the LOC123187003 gene encoding actin-related protein 9, with protein sequence MGFVSFVGRVLFASVFLLSAYQEFSEFGTDGGPAAKSLKPKFNLFVKQVSAGIGMAVPHIDIKSVIAFTMFLKAFGGLLFIISSSFGALVLHLTVECFNTHLPERFQWQLVYLAFITPVVYDFYNYEMESQQFAKLFTMFSQKTVRKILTACCFRYNEFREMCYMCMKDHLKNDYLKTVVPSQLLAERGSNLVVINPGSMNVRMGFASQDVPFNIPHCIARHKNDAPKLSVRDQIASMLKIPFLGEVSPSENQPLPPKMGRLDGLSSQQNKDDSILTWTDVMDKSIKTSTSIERSVNSDADEDPSQSTSDDGNKPNSEENKYKEMIFGEDALKIPPSAPYYLGRPIRRGHFNISQNYSLHQVLEDLRTIWNWMLTEKLHINPKDRHLYSAILVLGETFDNREMKEMLSIVLCDLGFSTAVVHQEALAAAFGNGLSTACVVNIGAQVTQVVCVEDGVALPHTALALPYGGDDISRCLLWVQQRHRTWPNFKTDPMKKPIDMLMLSKIKEGYSQIRSGSYDAVSVVHSYEHEKSVGHQKTRLSALSVPPMGLLYPRLLIPEEFPPPPRPWFQDCDDMLEDTWQTNDGLSGNGGLGAWDSYQMLPTRVKKFDNIGLVEAIVSSVLSTGRVDLQRKLFCSIQLVGGAASTTGLAPVLEQRVLNTIPSNQPVEKVEVLQSRRNPLFIPWKGGVILGVLDTTRDAWIHREDWIKNGIHVGSGRKYKDSYFLQSQLMCYYNS encoded by the exons ATGGGGTTCGTCTCCTTCGTCGGGAGGGTGCTCTTCGCCTCCGTCTTCCTCCTCTCCGCCTACCAAGA GTTCAGTGAGTTTGGAACGGATGGAGGACCAGCAGCAAAGTCTCTGAAGCCCAAGTTCAACCTGTTTGTCAAGCAGGTGTCCGCCGGCATTGGGATGGCGGTGCCACACATTGAC ATCAAGTCTGTCATTGCCTTCACCATGTTTCTTAAAGCCTTTGGTGGTCTCCTTTTCATCATCAGCAGCTCGTTCGGAGCGCTCGTACTG CATCTGACAGTGGAATGCTTTAACACTCACCTTCCTGAAAGATTCCAATG GCAGCTTGTTTACCTGGCATTCATAACCCCTGTCGTGTACGACTTCTACAACTACGAGATGGAATCCCAGCAATTCGCCAAGCTCTTCACCATGTTTTCACAG AAAACAGTAAGGAAAATCCTTACCGCATGTTGTTTTCGTTATAATGAATTCAGAGAGATGTGTTACATGTGCATGAAAGACCACTTGAAAAAC GATTACCTCAAGACGGTGGTGCCGTCGCAGCTCCTGGCCGAGCGCGGCTCCAACCTCGTCGTCATCAACCCAG GCTCTATGAACGTGCGCATGGGGTTCGCTAGCCAGGACGTGCCGTTCAATATACCGCACTGCATTGCCCGGCACAAGAACGATGCACCGAAGCTGTCGGTGCGAGACCAG ATTGCTTCAATGCTCAAAATCCCATTTTTGGGTGAAGTATCACCTTCAGAGAACCAACCATTACCTCCTAAG ATGGGACGTCTTGATGGTCTTTCTTCACAGCAAAACAAAGATGATAGTATACTCACATGGACAGATGTGATGGATAAAAGCATCAAAACATCCACGTCAATTG AAAGGTCAGTAAACAGTGATGCCGATGAAGATCCTTCACAAAGCACATCCGATGATGGTAACAAGCCCAACTCTGAAGAAAACAAGTATAAGGAAATGATATTTGGAGAGGATGCTTTGAAAATCCCTCCTTCTGCACCATACTATTTGGGTCGCCCGATCAGGAGAGGCCATTTTAATatttctcagaattattcattacaTCAG GTTTTAGAAGATTTGCGCACTATTTGGAACTGGATGCTGACGGAGAAGTTGCATATCAACCCAAAGGACAGACATCTATATTCTGCAATTCTTGTTCTTGGGGAAACATTTGACAACCGAG AAATGAAGGAGATGCTGTCCATTGTACTTTGCGATTTGGGGTTTAGCACGGCAGTGGTACATCAG GAAGCTCTAGCTGCGGCATTTGGGAATGGTTTGTCGACAGCTTGTGTGGTCAACATTGGTGCTCAAGTTACACAAGTAGTTTGTGTTGAG GATGGAGTAGCTTTGCCCCACACAGCTTTGGCGCTTCCATATGGTGGAGAT gACATATCCAGATGCCTACTTTGGGTTCAACAACGTCATCGCACATGGCCAAACTTCAAAACCGATCCCATGAAGAAGCCTATAGATATGCTAATGCTCAGCAAGATAAAAGAGGGATATAGCCAGATAAGA AGCGGGAGTTATGATGCTGTTTCTGTTGTTCATTCATATGAGCATGAAAAGTCTGTTGGGCATCAGAAGACAAGGCTGTCAGCTCTCAGT GTTCCTCCTATGGGGCTTCTTTATCCCCGGCTTCTCATTCCAGAAGAGTTCCCTCCACCTCCCCGACCTTG GTTCCAAGATTGTGATGACATGCTGGAAGATACTTGGCAAACAAACGATGGTCTTTCTGGAAATGGTGGGCTTGGTGCATGGGACAGTTATCAAATGCTTCCCACTAGAGTAAAGAAGTTTGATAATATCGGCCTCGTAGAAGCCATTGTCAGCAGTGTTCTTTCAACAG GACGTGTTGACCTCCAAAGGAAGCTATTCTGTAGTATTCAGCTG GTTGGTGGCGCAGCTTCAACAACAGGTCTTGCACCAGTTCTCGAACAAAG GGTTCTTAATACTATTCCATCGAATCAACCTGTTGAGAAGGTTGAG GTATTACAGTCAAGGAGGAATCCATTGTTTATCCCATGGAAAGGTGGAGTG ATTTTGGGCGTCCTTGATACTACCCGTGATGCTTGGATCCATAGAGAAGATTGGATTAAAAATGGCATTCACGTTGGGAGTGGCAGAAAATATAAGGATTCCTATTTTCTTCAGTCGCAGCTGATGTGTTACTACAATTCATAA